A DNA window from Plodia interpunctella isolate USDA-ARS_2022_Savannah chromosome 12, ilPloInte3.2, whole genome shotgun sequence contains the following coding sequences:
- the LOC128674279 gene encoding protein regulator of cytokinesis 1-like translates to MITLTEDVNSLFDEVLREISENIRNMMQELWLNWAHLGVDDNTKFNNIEKLVQIEKELHRDVISETRQKLSKMQAQVDKLKEETEELSKCLSVDITIPEFDEEMMLVDYKKELEEQIAGYRDQVEKRRMKMDRLLEWQRDLADKLGVTIRELQEVPLPAEEELDRLKDHLEDLQAERDKRVEIFLHTQVEIKDIMDKLQIKPQNKFENVVVTSLSVDFKVSDLNMDRLAKLRQDLQEKYEQTNNRVLELRERLTKLWDCLDEDHIYRENFLTAHVGCQPHTEAAIKEEIKRCEKIKRQKIQVFVANMRTKIKLMWDNIMYSEQERQEFLHYYQDIFTEDTLTLHEMYLDKITKYYNNNKNIFELMTTRKNLWLKMCELDARASDPGRYNNRGGQLLKEEKERKAICSNLPKIEAQLEELVREYEAKTGSTFTVEGKPLLQLMEEEWETRKAERHSKVSARRAGATPTTPLFRSLAASPLGKRTRAVAGLAHTADRNRPPPKRQLMTGSATKAVTTLANNLSALKRSAISTVKRRISGRLAARVVAEGKPENAKRKLDYGGDGKKTPKVNGSILKHKRTSAGKRRSAGRQSLGGARSAAEHKDPLMETTMLTTYTDFKDCINEKQISRSSLAANNQPQQVIPTIVYPTIEEKTPTTPKKTPRTKTPLTPKIGKENLQHNPIATPKSNLLYTPTRLTRSAIKLNNDGFATPRAPLSANKMNLQRQNTMGHMAVKTTPNANVSRSKSHTHLVRAKNLPPLI, encoded by the exons ATGATTACTCTCACGGAAGATGTAAATTCGctatt cgATGAAGTCCTTCGGGAGATATCAGAAAACATTCGGAACATGATGCAGGAGTTGTGGCTGAACTGGGCTCACCTCGGAGTTGATGACAATACAAAGTTCAACAACATTGAGAAGCTGGTACAGATTGAGAAGGAGTTGCATCGCGATGTCATATCAGAGACCAGGCAGAAGCTGTCCAAAATGCAGGCACAAGTTGACA AGCTTAAGGAAGAAACTGAAGAATTAAGCAAATGTCTGTCAGTGGACATCACTATTCCTGAATTTGATGAAGAAATGATGCTTGTTGATTATAAGAAGGAATTGGAAGAGCAGATTGCTGG GTACAGAGATCAAGTAGAGAAGCGTCGCATGAAGATGGACCGACTTCTGGAATGGCAGCGCGACCTCGCGGACAAGCTCGGCGTCACCATCCGCGAGCTGCAGGAGGTGCCGCTGCCCGCTGAGGAGGAGCTCGATCGCTTGAAGGACCATCTGGAAGATCTACAAGCCGAGAGGGATAAGCGAGTGGAGATATTCCTGCATACGCAAGTTGAGATTAAGGATATTATGG ACAAACTTCAAATCAAGCCTCAGAACAAATTCGAGAATGTGGTGGTTACCTCACTGTCGGTCGACTTCAAGGTGTCCGACCTCAACATGGACCGCCTAGCTAAGCTGAGGCAGGACCTGCAAGAGAAATACGAACAGACTAACAATAGG GTGTTGGAGCTCCGCGAACGCCTGACCAAGCTGTGGGACTGCCTGGACGAGGACCACATCTACCGCGAGAACTTCCTCACGGCGCACGTCGGCTGCCAGCCGCACACTGAGGCCGCTATCAAGGAGGAGATCAAGCGATGTGAGAAGATCAAACGGCAGAAGATACAG GTGTTTGTGGCGAACATGCGTACTAAAATCAAGCTTATGTGGGACAACATCATGTACTCTGAACAAGAGAGGCAAGAGTTCTTACACTACTACCAGGACATATTCACAGAGGACACTCTCACTCTACACGAGATGTACCTTGACAAGATCACCAAGTATTACAACAATAACAA GAACATCTTCGAGCTGATGACAACTCGCAAGAACCTGTGGCTGAAGATGTGTGAGCTGGACGCGCGGGCGTCGGACCCCGGCCGCTACAACAACCGCGGGGGACAGCTGCTCAAAGAGGAGAAAGAGAGGAAGGCGATATGCAGCAAT CTCCCAAAAATAGAGGCACAACTGGAAGAGTTGGTTCGTGAATATGAAGCCAAGACTGGAAGCACCTTCACAGTTGAAGGGAAGCCCTTACTCCAGCTCATGGAGGAAGAATGGGAGACTAGGAAAGCA GAGCGGCACAGCAAGGTGTCGGCGCGGCGCGCGGGCGCCACACCCACGACGCCGCTGTTCCGCTCGCTGGCCGCGTCGCCGCTCGGCAAGCGCACTCGCGCCGTCGCCGGCCTCGCGCACACCGCCGACAGGAACAG ACCGCCGCCGAAGCGCCAGCTGATGACGGGCAGCGCGACTAAGGCCGTCACCACACTCGCCAACAACCTGTCTGCGCTCAAGAGGTCCGCCATATCTACTGTTAAGAG GCGTATAAGTGGTCGCTTAGCGGCGCGCGTGGTCGCTGAAGGCAAGCCGGAGAATGCGAAGCGGAAACTGGACTACGGGGGAGACGGCAAGAAGACGCCTAAAGTCAACGGCAGTATTCTCAAACACAAACGGACG TCCGCCGGCAAGCGGCGCAGCGCGGGCCGCCAGTCGCTGGGCGGCGCTCGCTCCGCCGCCGAACACAAAGACCCGCTCATGGAGACCACCATGCTCACCACTTACACCGACTTCAAG GACTGTATAAACGAAAAGCAGATCAGTCGCAGCTCTCTAGCCGCCAACAACCAGCCGCAACAGGTCATCCCCACCATCGTGTACCCCACCATCGAAGAGAAAACGCCGACCACCCCAAAAAAAACTCCGAGGACCAAAACGCCCCTAACCCCTAAAATCGGCAAAGAGAACCTTCAACACAACCCTATCGCGACACCGAAAAGCAACCTCTTATACACACCTACAAGACTGACTCGCTCCGCTATTAAACTAAACAATGATGGCTTCGCCACACCTAGGGCCCCACTTAGTGCGAATAAGATGAATTTACAGCGACAAAATACAATGGGCCATATGGCGGTGAAGACTACGCCTAATGCTAATGTTAGCAGATCCAAGTCTCATACGCATTTGGTGAGAGCCAAAAATCTACCGCCTCTCATATGA